The Williamsia sp. DF01-3 genome has a window encoding:
- a CDS encoding alpha/beta hydrolase — protein sequence MAPSRWQPDVLGPDFSASTFDLGIDPDGEGEITATLVRHEPPGPVTGAVLYVHGFTDYFFQRPLAEFFAQRGYAFYALDLRKCGRSQRPGQTPHHITDLAAYDFELDLAVAEINAGTDGAPLLVAAHSTGGLITALWLDRLRALDRPRELDPLVSARPRGLVLNSPWFDLQGAPILRTAGTALINGVARVRPLAAIPRNISGAYGESLHHSVHGEWEYDLNYKPLQGYPVTFGFLSAVRQGQARLHHGLDIGVPSLVLHSTETTLSGPGANGSVADIDSADGVLDVRQIAKWSGCLGGRVSVVPVEGARHDVFLSRTGVRDTAYSELDHWLSSNNDRIRGVIHG from the coding sequence GTGGCCCCTTCCCGCTGGCAGCCCGATGTACTCGGCCCCGACTTCTCGGCATCGACCTTCGACCTCGGCATCGACCCCGACGGTGAAGGTGAGATAACCGCCACCCTCGTCCGCCACGAGCCGCCCGGTCCAGTGACCGGTGCGGTGCTGTACGTCCACGGCTTCACCGACTACTTCTTCCAACGACCGCTCGCCGAGTTCTTCGCTCAGCGCGGGTACGCCTTCTACGCGTTGGATCTGCGCAAGTGCGGACGTTCGCAGCGACCGGGGCAGACCCCTCATCACATCACCGACCTGGCCGCCTACGACTTCGAGCTCGACCTCGCCGTCGCGGAGATCAACGCCGGCACCGACGGGGCTCCGCTCCTGGTGGCCGCGCACTCCACCGGCGGCCTGATCACCGCGCTGTGGCTTGATCGGCTGCGAGCACTCGACAGGCCGCGGGAGCTTGATCCCCTGGTTTCGGCCCGCCCACGCGGGCTGGTGTTGAACTCGCCCTGGTTCGACCTGCAAGGCGCTCCGATCCTGCGCACGGCCGGGACCGCGCTGATCAACGGCGTCGCCCGGGTACGCCCCTTGGCCGCCATACCCCGTAACATCTCCGGCGCCTACGGCGAGAGTCTGCACCACAGCGTGCACGGCGAGTGGGAGTACGACCTCAATTACAAACCCCTACAGGGTTATCCGGTCACGTTCGGCTTCCTCAGCGCAGTACGCCAGGGACAGGCCAGATTGCACCACGGACTCGACATCGGCGTTCCCTCGCTGGTGCTGCACTCGACCGAGACGACCCTCAGCGGGCCCGGGGCCAACGGCAGTGTCGCAGACATCGACTCGGCAGACGGAGTCCTCGACGTGCGTCAGATCGCCAAGTGGTCGGGTTGCCTCGGTGGCCGGGTGAGCGTCGTCCCCGTCGAAGGAGCACGCCACGACGTCT